The proteins below come from a single Tsuneonella deserti genomic window:
- a CDS encoding fimbrial biogenesis chaperone, whose translation MIRFTKSMRAKAALAVGGSLLFGIVATSPAPATPSEFGAGLAISPLRIEIDDAARGATVMLTNTSSRPLPVQSRLFAWSQASGEDVYVPSSDLTISPSIASIPPGETQIVRVLRNGAASPGEKRYRLIVDQLPDPAAARSGAAEARIRFTVPMFLDRSKAVPAQFEWRIGGDGIELTNTGGATARIMQLEVKTASGTAVPIERNSLRYVLGNSTIAWPVENACSLGPVTVTASVDGRTVDAQPRSTCS comes from the coding sequence ATGATCCGCTTCACCAAATCGATGCGCGCCAAGGCCGCACTGGCGGTGGGCGGATCGTTGCTCTTCGGGATCGTCGCGACGAGCCCCGCGCCGGCCACTCCATCGGAGTTCGGCGCGGGTCTCGCCATCAGCCCGCTACGCATCGAAATCGACGATGCCGCGCGCGGCGCGACTGTCATGCTTACGAATACTTCGTCTCGTCCGCTGCCTGTTCAGTCACGTCTCTTCGCCTGGTCCCAGGCGTCCGGAGAAGACGTTTACGTACCGAGTTCGGACCTGACCATTTCTCCGTCCATTGCCTCCATTCCTCCTGGAGAGACCCAGATCGTGCGCGTGTTGCGCAACGGTGCTGCCTCGCCAGGGGAGAAACGATACCGGCTGATCGTCGATCAGTTGCCCGATCCAGCGGCTGCCCGTTCGGGTGCCGCCGAAGCGCGCATTCGCTTTACCGTACCGATGTTCCTCGATCGCTCCAAAGCCGTTCCCGCCCAGTTCGAGTGGCGAATCGGCGGTGACGGCATCGAGCTTACGAACACCGGTGGCGCGACAGCGCGGATCATGCAGCTTGAAGTGAAGACAGCGAGCGGCACCGCGGTGCCGATCGAGCGCAATTCGCTGCGCTATGTCCTCGGAAACTCGACCATCGCCTGGCCAGTGGAGAATGCCTGTTCGCTGGGGCCGGTGACCGTCACCGCCTCGGTCGACGGCCGGACGGTCGATGCCCAGCCTCGCTCGACTTGCAGCTAG